GTCGGATTCCTTTTTGGCGACTTCCTTGAGGGTCGAATAGCCATACACATGGCCACTCTGCTTCACAGTGACGACATATGAGCTTGATGTAAACCTCTTGAACGAGAGTGGGCACTGGAATTCGTCCTTGTCGTTGGTCGAGAACGTCAAGGAAAAGAGGTCGTTCAGTGTCAGCGGTTCTCCCGTGACCGGGTTAGTTCCCTTGAGGGTGACGTATTCTTTGATCTTGTCATGGTCAAATATGTGGCCTTCTACTGTGCAAACCGGATTTTTAAAGGGCAAAAGGGTCAGGAAGCAACAGTTGAGGGGCAGTAGCTCAGCTGGCCTATTATTGACCTTTGGGCCCTGGGTAAGCGCCAATTCTGAAGGTAGAATGTAGAGCTTGTCCTTACTGTGCCTATGCTTGCTGCCTCCCATTTTAAATCGACTGAGGAGGAGAGCGACACCATACGGCGATTCCAGAGCGGATCAGTTTGATTAAGATGTCGTTTCAATGaattattttaaaaaatgcTCAGAATATTTGGGAATCGCGGGGAAATGACGCAAGAATGTCATTCGTACGCCTATCATCGCTTGTATTTGTGCTATTTGCAGTAGAAATAGCAGCATTCAAGGTAAATGGTCACCATGACCAGCCTAACGCAAATAATTACGGGCATATGCGCCCATATACTCACGATCCTCGCCTGAGGGACGAGCCTTTGATTTTGACACAGGATCCACAAAGCGATGACCTCGTAGTATCGGAAAGTCCAATGTATGGACTTAACAGGCTCATACATGACAGAAATAGACGTAATGCAGCGAATGAGCCTCGTTACAGAGTAGGAACGACAGTCTATGTCCGCAACGGAGCGTAAGTTTTCTTCCTACAACACAGCCTTCTTCAGCCTTCGTTCATCAAAAGGAACCGTATTGTACAATAAACCAATGGGAATCGGAGAACCTTATAAGGTTCAGGTCGCTCTCGACTGTAGAGACCGAGTAGGACTGGTAAATGATAAACGTTTTGGGTACCATGGAACTTCAAGTTGGTTCTTTGAGGATGAACTCACAGATCAGCCACCAAATAGCTTCGGAGAACAAGAGTACAATAAAGAAAAACCAGAGGGTTCGGATCACTTGTCAAGGATAAATCACGTTGATCTTATGGACTCTTATGACCCAAGGGATATTACTGACATTTACAATGAAATAATGTCCAGAGGACAAGCTCATAAATACACCTCTTTTATCGCAATAACGCAACTTGCCAAGGCGTTTCACTGGAGGAAAATCTACTCTGCATTTAGATACCAACAGCAACTGGAATTACTCAACCACATTTACGATGTAGTTGTTTCAAACGATATGCTAGATCCAATGTATTTGTCTTGGATGATTTGGTCATTGGGAGTGTTTACACCATCATACGATGCCGGAAAATTTACGCGCCATATGGACATATTCCGCGAGGTTGAGTCAAAAATTACAATGTATACCCTAACGAATTACGACCAAAGCTCCCTGGCCGCAATGGCTTGGCCATATTCACGATTGGATGGATCAGGTGCTCTATTTTTACAGAATGTTGCAAACAAAGTAATAGATATACCCATTGAGGAGCTGGAACCATCATATATTGCCACAATCTCCTTTTCCCTCTACAGAAAGTCCATTTATAATAGGAAATTTGCTGAGCATATTTCTAGGCTCATATCAGAAAGAACACACAATATTTCAGCATATGAAGCCTCAAAAATGTTACCGCTATTCTCCCTGAACCCTCGGGAAATGTCACATACCGTAGAGGTTCTGGGATCAATAATATTCGCCAATGAAGGATATGATAGGAAAGGGGGGTCCGTCACAGACAAGACATTTGTAAACTTGATAAATGGTTTTTCCCGTACTGGTAATTGTTTTAGGATGCTTACGGATTATGTTTATCGCACAAATCCAAAACTTTCACAAcaaactttggaaatgGCGCTCGCTGCTATATCAGATACACCTCGCTCTAGATTAGGATCATGGATAATTGAGAAACTTACTCGAAAGATTGATAAATGTTCTGATAAATCTTTCTTACTGTTGATACGTTACGCTATAAAATTCCGGACACTACCTGATGAATTCATTCCTCTCATTTGTGAACGTATCCTTTCCCCATTTTCAAACTATGAATTAACACCAGTCACAATTATTGCCTCTTTTTGGTTGATTTTATCAAGAATAGACCATGACCCGGCGATGTTTTTGGAACTGGCTGCCAAGCTAGATAAAATCTGTGAACACGTGTGCCCTGTAGAGGTAGTTCAAACGTATGATATTACTAAGGCATTTTACACTCTTTCACTTTTGCATGATAATTCTCAAGTTAACAATATGGATCTAAAGTATCcaaatataataaacaCTTGTTTGTTTGCGCTTAGAGCCTCTTTTAATATATTACCCATGGGATATGCTGGTAACTATA
This region of Theileria equi strain WA chromosome 1, complete sequence genomic DNA includes:
- a CDS encoding hypothetical protein (encoded by transcript BEWA_023850A), giving the protein MSFVRLSSLVFVLFAVEIAAFKVNGHHDQPNANNYGHMRPYTHDPRLRDEPLILTQDPQSDDLVVSESPMYGLNRLIHDRNRRNAANEPRYRVGTTVYVRNGALRSSKGTVLYNKPMGIGEPYKVQVALDCRDRVGLVNDKRFGYHGTSSWFFEDELTDQPPNSFGEQEYNKEKPEGSDHLSRINHVDLMDSYDPRDITDIYNEIMSRGQAHKYTSFIAITQLAKAFHWRKIYSAFRYQQQLELLNHIYDVVVSNDMLDPMYLSWMIWSLGVFTPSYDAGKFTRHMDIFREVESKITMYTLTNYDQSSLAAMAWPYSRLDGSGALFLQNVANKVIDIPIEELEPSYIATISFSLYRKSIYNRKFAEHISRLISERTHNISAYEASKMLPLFSLNPREMSHTVEVLGSIIFANEGYDRKGGSVTDKTFVNLINGFSRTGNCFRMLTDYVYRTNPKLSQQTLEMALAAISDTPRSRLGSWIIEKLTRKIDKCSDKSFLLLIRYAIKFRTLPDEFIPLICERILSPFSNYELTPVTIIASFWLILSRIDHDPAMFLELAAKLDKICEHVCPVEVVQTYDITKAFYTLSLLHDNSQVNNMDLKYPNIINTCLFALRASFNILPMGYAGNYISYLTTIAPNLVNTSVTLAKEWLDNPGIDIDSYETPTIRLAEILLSVKMAFETKGFYEDRNPEPISLSAKCSLEGMRRFVMDSVSHLVDTTITSRWPFSFLQVLTRTKMINYIAREDELLQFSMNVADTITNTDLNRLVNSLKELDLYNEKWESFVHSIPRGIERVLN